The following nucleotide sequence is from Armatimonadota bacterium.
GCGGAGTAGGACCCGCGCAGCACCTCTATCCGTTCCACCTCCGCGAGGGAGATGGTGCTCAGGTTGACCCCGAACTGGGCGGTGGCGTTCAGGGGCACGCCGTCGACCAGCACCAGCACCTGCTGTGGGGTGGAGCCGCGGATGGAGGCCTGGGTGAACCCACCGGGGCCACCGCCGGCGGCGCGGGTGGAGACCTCCGCCAGGAAGCGCAGGGCGTCGCCCAACGTGGCGAACCCCAGCCGGCGCAACTCCTCCCCGTCCAGGACGCTGACGAGGGCGGGCGTCGTGGTCGAGAGCTGGGGACGAAGGCCGGGGACGGTCACCTCCTCCCCCTCGAACGTGGGGACCTGGCCCCGGGCCGGGGCCACCAGGAAAAGCAAAATACCCACGACGGCAATCCCCGTGGGCACAGTACATAGAGCCATCGGACCCACTCCCCTTTCCGCGAAGGTGTGAGGGCCACGGCGGCAGGCAGGTCTTCTGGCTCCGGTTCATCGCGCGGCCGGCCTTCCCGGGCGGCAGGGTGATCGCCCTCGCCCAGTGGCCCCCTGGCCACACTCCCCGTTACAGCGGCGGGACCGCGCCGGATTCCCTGCGACCTCCGCAAGGCCTGCAGGTCACCGGCTTCCCTCTTCCGACGGAGCGGCGCTCCGTCAACCTGCGCCGTTCACTGGGGTATTCCCGGCCGGGTGGCCGATTCCTCCCGGGGAGTTATCTCAGCGTGGATGTGGCGCATCACCGTGCCCGTTGACGACTTGCCCGTAGGGAACCGCCTCGCCTGGGTCAGATGCGCGGGCGGAAAGAGACGCGCAGGGGGCCGACGGTGTATACGTCCTGCGTCACCACCACGTCCACACGAACTGGGCGGCGGGCCTGGGTGATGGCGCTCACCACGCGGCGCAGGGCGTCCAGCTCCGTCTCCACCAGCGGGGGGTCGGTGATGCGGGCGAACGGCGGCGAGAGGACCTCGCGGCGGGCGGCGGGGGCAGACTGGTCGAGCAGTTCCAGCAACTGTCGCCCCACCTCGTCACGGGAGCGCCGACCGTCGACCTGACCCGACCCCAGCACCCGGCCCCGCGGGAAGACCAGCCGGTTGTCCACCAGTTGAACCGAGACCTCCAGGGGCTCGCCCACCAGGGTGTTCTCGTTGGCCACGATGCGCACCACGGTCTCCCCTGGGTGCTGCTTGACCAGCTCCGCCACCTGGTCCCAGGTCAGGGCGGGAGGAAAGAGGCGCAGCACCGACCCCGTCGTCCCGTCGACGCCGATGCCGCTGGCCAGCGCCTGGTCCACCGCGCGCAGGCGCAGCGTGTCCACCTCTACCGCCACCTGTACCAGGGGGAGGCGGGCGTCGATGATCCCCCGCAGCACCTCCTGGTTGCGCAGGTAAGCTATGTCTCCCTGCTTCAACTGCTTCAGCCGACTCTCCGCCCCCCGGATTTCCCCCTGCAGGCTGTCGAGCTGGGCCTGGAGGCTGCGGAACTGGAAGAGCGCCTGGCGGGCGTCCTGCGAGACCAGCAGCACCGCGGCCACGGTGAGGACGGTGATGAGCATGCCGGTGGCCACAGTGATGATCTGGGCGGTGTGGCGGGGGCGCAATCCGAGGAGGGTGAGCCGGCGCCGCCCGATGGCCCGGCCGACCAGGTTTCCCACGAAGGCGATCCCCCCGCTAACCAGGATGAGCAGGGGAACCAGGATGATGCCGAACTCCATCAGCGGGAGACCAGCAGGCGGCCGAGCAGCCGCAGGTAGGCGATGACCTCTCGCGGTGAGAGTTTGCTGCGCCCGGTGGCGCGGTCGGTGAAGGTGTAGCCCACCTCCACCACGGTCAGCCCGGGGTTGCGCGCCAGGATCTCCAGCAGGATCTTGAACCCCAGGCCCCAGTAGTCGCCGGCGAGCACCTCACGGCGTGCGGCGAAGTAGCCCGAGAGCGGGTCGCGCACAGCCAGGCGCAGGAGGAGGCGTGCTCCGGCCGTCGCCACCATGCTGGCCAGGCGCCGCCAGGCGGGCCACCGCTGGATCCTCCCGCCCGGCACGTAGCGCGAGGCCACCGCCAGATCCGCGCCTCTCTGCACCGCCGCCACCAGGGCCGGCAGGACCTCCGGAGGGTGGGAGCCGTCGCAGTCCATCACCGCGACCACCGGCGCGGAGGCGACCGCCGCTCCCGCCAGCACCGCCGAGGCCAGCCCCGCCTTCCCCGGCCGGCGGATCACACGTATGGGCACGGGACCATCCGCGGCCAGGGCCGCGGCCACCTCCGCCGTCCCGTCGGGGGAGGCGTCGTCCACGACGATCACCTCCAGGTCCATCACCGGGACCAGCGGACGCAGGGCGGCCACCAGCCGGGGCAGGGCCTCTCGCTCGTTGTAGGTGGGCAGGATCAGGGCGGTCCGGGCCGTCATGGCGAGGCGCACGGAAGGGGCTGCGCCGTCCGCAGCACAAGCAGCTCGCCCCTCGATGCCATCGGTACCAGCTCCCCGGCAAAGGCCCGCCGCGCCCAGCGGTCGTAGTCGCCGCGCTCGAGTACCAGGAAGGCGCGTCCCGGGCCGCACAGTGCCCGCCGGGCTTCCGCCTCGCGAGGCGCGACCCACCGGACCGGGTGCCCGCTGTAGAAGACCAGGGAGGCCCGATCGCTCAGGCCGGCAGCGACGATGCGGTCACCCGGCTGGATCCGGGCCCCCAGTACCAGGGCCAGCGGCTTCATCGGCTTGAGGGTCTCCGCCGCAGGGAGGACGACGAAGACCAGGACCCCCAGGGTGACCGCCATGGTGGTAACCAGGGCGGCCAGAGCAGGCGCGTGCCTCCGCCAGGCCATCAACCCCGCTGCCACCGCCACGCCCCCGACCACCGGGAGGGCCAGCAGGCGGAGCTGCAGCCGCAAGGAGGCGTAATGCGCCGGTGATTGCCGCGCGCCCAGCACTGCCACAGCCACGACCAGAAACCCGGCAACGGACAGCAGCACCGCGCCGCTCCAGCGCAGGAGGCCATCGGCCCGGGGGTCGCCCTCCCACAGCGCAGCAGCACACAGGCGGGCGACGGCGACGGCGGCCACCGGCAGGAGAGGGAGGATGTAGTTAGGCAGCTTCGTACCCGCGGCGGAGTAGAACAGGAGCACAGTCCCCATCCACAGCAGCAGGAGGAGGCTGCTGTCCTTCTGGCGGGCCCTCCGCCAGTGGTAGACGCAGGCTGAGGGCAGCAGCGCGCTCCAGGGAAAGGCGCCGGCGGCCAGCACGGGCAGGTAGTAGTACCAAGGCCCGGGCTGGTTCTCCACGACGCCGAAGAAGCGGGTGAACAGGTAATAGCCCACCGCCGTGCGCAGGAACGCCCGGCCGTGGAGGGCGGTCTCGATGCCGTACCAGGAGAGGCCGATCAGGCCGTAGAGGAGCAGGCCCTCCCAGGGAAGCTCCCGCAGGCGCTCCCGAAGCCTTCCCCGCACCAGCCACCAGATCCCCAGCGCCATCCCCGGCAGCAGCAGGGCGATCGGACCTTTGGTCAGCGTCCCCAGGCCAGCCCAGACGAACAACCAGCGGTAGGCGCTCCTCCGATCCGGCCCGCTCCTGGCCTGCTCCGCCGCCACCGCCATCGAGAGTGCCAGAAGCATGAAGACCACAAGCGGGACGTCGAAGACGGCCATGCGGGACAGCAGGAAGTACTCCAGCATGGTCATCAGGATCAGCCCGGCCAGCAGCCCCGTGCGCAGGTCATAAAACCGGCGGGCAAGCAGCACGGTAACGAGCACGCCGGAGGCCCCAAAGAGCGCCGACCAGATCCGCGCGGTGAACTCCGTGAAACCAAACAGAGCACCGGTGGCGGCAACCAGCCACATATACAGAGGCGGGTGGACGAACCAGGGTGCGCCGTTGCTGTACAGGGTGAAGGGATCTCCCCGCTGGACGATGGCGCGGGCCACCTCGGTGTATTTCGCCTCGTCCTGGTCCCACAGGCTCCCCTGCCCCAGGGCAACAGTGAAGAAGGCCAGGGCGGCCGCCGCCAGCAGCAGGGGAGCAGCCCGCTCCGGCAGCCGGACGGTCAGCGCACCCGCCACAGGAGGGCACCCCCCAGCGAGGCCAGCAATAGGTTGGGCGTCCACGCGGCCAGCAGGGGCGGCAGGCGACCGGTCTGGCCCAGGGCAAGTGTGGCGTTGGTCAGCAGGTAGTAAATCAGGATGATCAGCACGGTCAGGCCCAGGCCGATGGAGGGCCCGCCGCGGTGCGGACGCAGCCCCAGGGGGATGGCCAGGAGGGCAAAGGGCAGGCTGCTGCTGGGCAGCGCCATCCGGGCGTGCATCCACACCAGGTACTCGACGACGACCTCCCCCGTACGCCGCAGGACGGCGATATAGGCGCGCAGCTCCCGGATGGTCATCTGCGAGGGGTCTTTGTGCTGGGCCAGGATCTCCCGCGGCGTGCGCCGGATCTGGGCCTCCAGGCGGTGGAAGCTCATCTCCACCGGTGGGCTCGCCGAAAGCAGGTGGACGGTCCCCTCCTCGAACTCCCACCGGCCGCCGCTGTAGCGGGCCCGCCTGGCCTCGATGACCCGGACCAGGCGCTCCGCCTCGAACTGGTTGACCACCAGCCCTTCCAGGACCTCGCCGCCCCCGGCCATGCGGCGGGCGTAGTAGACGGAGACGCGGGAGCCTTCCACCTCGCGGAAGAGGACGTAGCCGCGTGGAGACGGGGGCTGCCTGGTGGCGCGGCTTATCTCCTGGGCGAAGCGATCCTCCGCCAGGGGTACCGTCCACTCGCCAAGCACCGCTCCCCCTACCGCCACCAGCGCCGCCACCACCAGGACCGGCAGGCTCATCCTTCCCAGGCTGATCCCTCCTGTGCGCATGGCCACCACCTCGTTGTGCTCTGAGAGGCGGCCCGCGGTCATCAGCACCGCCAGCAGCAGGGCCATGGGCAGGGAGGCCACGGCCAGGTTGGGCAGCCGCAGCAGGAGCAGCCGCAGGACGGTGGGGAGGGCGATGTGCTGGCTGACGGCGATCCGCACCAGCCCGAAGATGTCGTTCACCGCCAGCAGGACGGTGAACAGGCCCACCCCAAAGAGGAAGAGGCCCAGCACCTGCTTCAGGATGTACCGATCCAGGATGGAGATCACAGCTGGAAGGTCTCTCCCAGGTAGAAGCGCCGTGCCTCCTCGCTCTCCATGATCTCCCGCGCTGTACCCGCCAGGAGGACGGAGCCCTGGTGGATGATCATGGAGCGGTCGGTGATGGCCAGGGTCTCCCGCACGTTGTGGTCGGTGACCACCACACCCAGGCCGCGGGCCCGCAGACCGCGCACCACCTCCTGGAGCTCCGACACGGACTTGGGGTCGATTCCGGTAAACGGCTCGTCCAGCAGGATGTAGGACGGCTCCATGGCCATGACCCGGGCGATCTCCACGCGCCGCCGCTCCCCTCCGGAAAGGGAGACTCCCACCTGGCGGCGCAGGTGGGTGAGGCCGAACTCCACCAGCAGCCGCTCCACCGTCTCCCGCCGCGCGGCGCGC
It contains:
- a CDS encoding DUF3084 domain-containing protein; translation: MEFGIILVPLLILVSGGIAFVGNLVGRAIGRRRLTLLGLRPRHTAQIITVATGMLITVLTVAAVLLVSQDARQALFQFRSLQAQLDSLQGEIRGAESRLKQLKQGDIAYLRNQEVLRGIIDARLPLVQVAVEVDTLRLRAVDQALASGIGVDGTTGSVLRLFPPALTWDQVAELVKQHPGETVVRIVANENTLVGEPLEVSVQLVDNRLVFPRGRVLGSGQVDGRRSRDEVGRQLLELLDQSAPAARREVLSPPFARITDPPLVETELDALRRVVSAITQARRPVRVDVVVTQDVYTVGPLRVSFRPRI
- a CDS encoding polyprenol monophosphomannose synthase, whose product is MRLAMTARTALILPTYNEREALPRLVAALRPLVPVMDLEVIVVDDASPDGTAEVAAALAADGPVPIRVIRRPGKAGLASAVLAGAAVASAPVVAVMDCDGSHPPEVLPALVAAVQRGADLAVASRYVPGGRIQRWPAWRRLASMVATAGARLLLRLAVRDPLSGYFAARREVLAGDYWGLGFKILLEILARNPGLTVVEVGYTFTDRATGRSKLSPREVIAYLRLLGRLLVSR
- a CDS encoding glycosyltransferase family 39 protein, with the translated sequence MAGALTVRLPERAAPLLLAAAALAFFTVALGQGSLWDQDEAKYTEVARAIVQRGDPFTLYSNGAPWFVHPPLYMWLVAATGALFGFTEFTARIWSALFGASGVLVTVLLARRFYDLRTGLLAGLILMTMLEYFLLSRMAVFDVPLVVFMLLALSMAVAAEQARSGPDRRSAYRWLFVWAGLGTLTKGPIALLLPGMALGIWWLVRGRLRERLRELPWEGLLLYGLIGLSWYGIETALHGRAFLRTAVGYYLFTRFFGVVENQPGPWYYYLPVLAAGAFPWSALLPSACVYHWRRARQKDSSLLLLLWMGTVLLFYSAAGTKLPNYILPLLPVAAVAVARLCAAALWEGDPRADGLLRWSGAVLLSVAGFLVVAVAVLGARQSPAHYASLRLQLRLLALPVVGGVAVAAGLMAWRRHAPALAALVTTMAVTLGVLVFVVLPAAETLKPMKPLALVLGARIQPGDRIVAAGLSDRASLVFYSGHPVRWVAPREAEARRALCGPGRAFLVLERGDYDRWARRAFAGELVPMASRGELLVLRTAQPLPCASP
- a CDS encoding LptF/LptG family permease, whose amino-acid sequence is MISILDRYILKQVLGLFLFGVGLFTVLLAVNDIFGLVRIAVSQHIALPTVLRLLLLRLPNLAVASLPMALLLAVLMTAGRLSEHNEVVAMRTGGISLGRMSLPVLVVAALVAVGGAVLGEWTVPLAEDRFAQEISRATRQPPSPRGYVLFREVEGSRVSVYYARRMAGGGEVLEGLVVNQFEAERLVRVIEARRARYSGGRWEFEEGTVHLLSASPPVEMSFHRLEAQIRRTPREILAQHKDPSQMTIRELRAYIAVLRRTGEVVVEYLVWMHARMALPSSSLPFALLAIPLGLRPHRGGPSIGLGLTVLIILIYYLLTNATLALGQTGRLPPLLAAWTPNLLLASLGGALLWRVR
- the lptB gene encoding LPS export ABC transporter ATP-binding protein, yielding MLRTRNLVKRYGARTVVNGVTLEVERGEIIGLLGPNGAGKTTTFYMMVGLVRPNAGEVWLDGLELTHLPVHRRARLGIGYLAQEPSIFRGLTVEENILIVLEAAGRPRAARRETVERLLVEFGLTHLRRQVGVSLSGGERRRVEIARVMAMEPSYILLDEPFTGIDPKSVSELQEVVRGLRARGLGVVVTDHNVRETLAITDRSMIIHQGSVLLAGTAREIMESEEARRFYLGETFQL